One Thiocapsa bogorovii DNA segment encodes these proteins:
- a CDS encoding aldehyde dehydrogenase family protein, whose amino-acid sequence MSGRAARFEAGGVFVCISPWNFPLAIFIGQVSAALVAGNAVLAKPAEQTPLIAARAVRLLHAAGVPVAVLHLLPGEGARVGAALVADPRIAGVCFTGSTDVAHSINRLLAVQSDRRRVLIAETGGLNAMIVESTALTEQVIRDVLSVAFRSAGQRCSALRCCSSRRASPSRRSTCSPGRWTCSDSGTRACSRPTSARSSTARRRRFWRRTRGAWNARHASSDVSRRDPRPSTAGSLPPAAFELDHAGQLEREVFGPLLHVVRFASDRLGAVVDSINAKGYGLTLGVHTRIDATWGRIAARAWVGNIYVNRNQIGALVGIQPFGGRGLSGTGPKAGGPYYLERLVAARSAAGLSDDASRVGTGFGRTVSLQGGDLPAPTGPIGLSRRDLEEAFSRADAARPPDLETRTTILERVAARIEGAAGPWLSGLAARARAMLAAPLALAGPTGEENQLLLEPRGRIACIAEDPAPLVIPIGAALATGNRIIAVGPEAGRTVQHFIEAGNGRAPGGPRRRCASRRTRVSWDRGVCRPPRRRTRRQRGIDSPPDSLGRRRRRHRHPAGRQRRVDAPISDR is encoded by the coding sequence ATGTCCGGGCGCGCCGCGAGGTTCGAGGCCGGCGGCGTCTTCGTCTGCATCAGCCCCTGGAACTTCCCGCTCGCGATCTTCATCGGGCAGGTGAGTGCGGCCTTGGTGGCCGGCAACGCGGTTCTGGCCAAACCCGCCGAGCAGACCCCGTTGATCGCTGCGCGTGCGGTCCGGCTCCTGCACGCGGCCGGTGTGCCGGTTGCGGTCCTGCATCTCTTGCCGGGGGAGGGGGCCCGCGTCGGGGCCGCGCTGGTGGCCGACCCGAGGATCGCCGGGGTCTGCTTCACCGGCTCGACCGACGTGGCGCATTCCATCAATCGGCTGCTCGCGGTGCAGTCCGACCGCCGCCGCGTGCTGATCGCCGAGACGGGCGGGCTCAACGCCATGATAGTCGAAAGCACCGCCCTGACCGAGCAGGTCATCCGCGACGTCCTGTCCGTTGCCTTCCGCAGTGCGGGCCAGCGCTGCTCGGCGCTGCGGTGCTGTTCCTCCAGGAGGGCATCGCCGAGCAGACGCTCGACTTGCTCGCCGGGGCGATGGACGTGCTCAGACTCGGGGACCCGGGCCTGCTCGAGACCGACGTCGGCCCGGTCATCGACGGCGAGGCGGCGGCGATTTTGGCGTCGCACGCGCGGTGCATGGAACGCGAGGCACGCCTCATCCGATGTGTCGCGCCGGGACCCGAGGCCGAGCACGGCTGGTTCGTTGCCCCCCGCGGCCTTCGAGCTGGACCATGCCGGCCAGCTCGAGCGCGAGGTCTTCGGGCCGCTCCTGCACGTGGTGCGTTTCGCGTCGGATAGGCTCGGCGCAGTCGTCGACAGCATCAATGCCAAGGGCTACGGCCTCACGCTCGGCGTGCACACCCGGATCGACGCGACTTGGGGCCGGATTGCCGCACGTGCCTGGGTCGGCAACATCTATGTCAATCGAAATCAGATCGGCGCCCTGGTCGGCATCCAACCCTTCGGTGGGCGGGGGCTTTCGGGGACCGGGCCCAAGGCGGGCGGACCCTATTACCTCGAGCGCTTGGTTGCCGCTCGATCTGCCGCAGGCCTCTCGGACGATGCGAGCCGGGTCGGCACCGGGTTCGGCCGAACGGTTTCACTTCAGGGGGGCGACTTACCTGCGCCGACAGGGCCGATCGGCCTGTCCCGCCGGGATCTGGAGGAGGCATTCAGCCGAGCGGACGCTGCCCGGCCGCCGGATCTCGAGACTCGGACGACAATCCTCGAGCGGGTGGCAGCGCGGATCGAGGGTGCAGCCGGCCCATGGCTCAGCGGCCTTGCGGCCCGGGCGCGCGCCATGCTTGCCGCCCCGCTGGCACTCGCGGGCCCGACCGGCGAGGAGAACCAGCTCCTCCTCGAACCGCGCGGCCGTATCGCCTGCATCGCCGAGGATCCGGCCCCGCTCGTCATCCCGATCGGTGCGGCCTTGGCCACCGGCAATCGGATCATTGCCGTCGGCCCGGAGGCCGGCCGTACCGTGCAGCATTTCATCGAGGCCGGGAACGGACGCGCTCCCGGAGGACCTCGCCGCCGATGCGCGTCTCGACGGACTCGCGTTTCATGGGACCGAGGCGTTTGCCGCCCGCCTCGACGTCGCACTCGCCGGCAGCGAGGGATCGATTCGCCCCCTGATTCTCTGGGCCGACGTCGGCGCCGGCATCGGCATCCCGCCGGCCGGCAGCGCCGGGTGGATGCGCCGATTTCTGACCGATAA